One stretch of Zerene cesonia ecotype Mississippi chromosome 20, Zerene_cesonia_1.1, whole genome shotgun sequence DNA includes these proteins:
- the LOC119835088 gene encoding dolichyl-diphosphooligosaccharide--protein glycosyltransferase 48 kDa subunit, which produces MKFYLILGILACCSIAFAYQETLVLVDNLNIRETHSQFFKSLQERGYTLTFKLADDSNLVLSKYGEYLYKNLIVFSPTVVEFGGQIDTDAITKFIDDGGNVLIAGNSAASDVYREIASECGFEMDEESAAVIDHFNFDSLDDGDHTRIVVSPKNLINAPTIVGPQNTKPLLFEGTGLILDKDNSLVMPILSADSTAYSYNPKSQVKEYPHAVGRKTVLIAALQARNNARIVFSGSLFFFSDEAFNAPVSKVHGDKVKSDVSGNKELAVHLSQWAFGERGQLRVGRVHHHRQGDSESTNTYTIMDTVVYRIEIEELKNGKWQPFEANDVQLEFVRIDPFIRTTLKKKPNGVYEAIFKVPDVWGVYQFKVDYDRIGYTRLYHSTQVSVRPLQHTQYERFIPSAYPYYVSAFSMMIGVFLFSFVFLYYKEDSPKSKSE; this is translated from the exons ATGAAGTTTTACTTGATATTAGGGATTTTAGCATGCTGTTCAATAGCGTTTGCCTATCAAGAAACATTAGTGCTTGTCGATAATTTGAACATAAGAGAAACTCAttcacaatttttcaaatctttaCAAG aACGAGGCTACACTCTCACATTTAAATTGGCCGACGACTCTAACCTTGTTCTCTCAAAGTATGGCGAATACTTGTACAAAAATTTGATCGTGTTTTCGCCCACCGTCGTGGAGTTCGGAGGACAAATCGATACTGATGCTATCACAAAGTTCATCGACGATGGAGGCAATGTCCTTATTGCTGGAAACTCAGCTGCCAGTGATGTATACAGGGAAATTGCTTCAGAATGCGGCTTTGAA ATGGATGAGGAGTCCGCTGCAGTTATTGACCACTTCAACTTTGACTCTTTGGATGATGGGGACCACACTAGAATTGTGGTGTCTCCCAAGAATTTAATCAATGCACCAACCATTGTAGGACCGCAGAACACTAAGCCCTTATTGTTTGAAGGCACTGGTTTGATTTTGGACAAAGACAATAGCTTAGTTATGCCAATTTTAAGTGCAGACAGCACTGCATATAGCTATAATCCTAAAAGCCAG GTCAAAGAATATCCCCACGCCGTTGGCCGCAAGACTGTCCTCATAGCTGCCCTGCAAGCAAGAAACAATGCGCGCATTGTCTTCAGTGGATCACTGTTCTTCTTCTCCGATGAAGCTTTTAATGCCCCTGTTTCGAAGGTTCAT GGCGACAAAGTGAAGTCCGATGTGTCTGGCAACAAAGAGCTGGCGGTCCACTTGAGCCAGTGGGCGTTCGGCGAGCGGGGCCAGCTGCGAGTGGGTCGTGTGCACCACCACCGCCAAGGGGATAGCGAGTCCACTAACACTTATACCATTATGGATACTGTg GTCTACAGAATCGAAATTGAAGAGCTCAAGAACGGAAAGTGGCAGCCATTCGAAGCCAACGATGTCCAACTGGAGTTTGTTCGTATCGATCCATTCATCCGCACCACCCTGAAGAAGAAACCCAATGGAGTGTACGAAGCTATCTTCAAGGTTCCCGATGTGTGGGGAGTTTACCAGTTCAAGGTCGATTATGATAGGATAGGCTACACTCGCTTGTATCACTCTACACAG gTGTCTGTCCGCCCGCTACAACACACACAGTATGAGAGGTTCATTCCCAGTGCTTACCCATACTACGTCAGTGCATTCTCAATGATGATTGGAGTGTTCCTCTTCTCTTTTGTCTTCCTGTACTATAAGGAGGATTCACCTAAATCTAAGAGTGAATAA